One genomic region from Kamptonema formosum PCC 6407 encodes:
- a CDS encoding DUF5615 family PIN-like protein, whose protein sequence is MKLFATIYTDEDVSKLVATLLRARGFDVTTTSEQGMLSQSDSQQLAYATSIDRCLLTHNRVDFERLHLEYMTEGQEHSGIILIPQKSAYEIVQRVAILLNTLTADEIANQLLYV, encoded by the coding sequence GTGAAATTATTTGCAACTATTTATACAGATGAAGATGTTTCTAAGCTTGTAGCTACTTTGCTACGGGCTAGGGGTTTTGATGTGACGACAACGAGCGAACAGGGAATGCTGAGTCAATCGGATAGCCAACAATTAGCTTATGCTACATCTATAGATCGATGTTTGCTCACTCATAATCGTGTGGACTTTGAGCGATTACACTTAGAATATATGACAGAAGGACAGGAACATTCTGGCATTATTCTGATTCCTCAAAAGAGTGCCTATGAAATTGTCCAACGGGTTGCTATTTTGTTAAATACGTTAACGGCTGATGAAATCGCCAATCAGCTTTTATATGTGTAA
- a CDS encoding DUF433 domain-containing protein, whose translation MTTQSASRYVARHPEILQGEPIIAETRTSVRAIVELWRLGITPEEIPMHLPHLKLAQVFDALSFYLDNQEEINTYIERNRIPEELIHPAVKAAMKKL comes from the coding sequence ATGACTACACAATCTGCTTCGCGTTATGTAGCACGTCACCCTGAAATTTTGCAGGGGGAACCAATTATCGCAGAAACGAGAACTTCCGTTCGTGCGATCGTAGAATTGTGGCGTTTGGGTATTACTCCTGAAGAAATCCCGATGCACTTACCTCATCTGAAATTAGCTCAAGTTTTTGACGCACTAAGCTTTTATTTGGATAACCAGGAAGAAATAAATACTTATATTGAGCGTAATCGAATTCCTGAAGAATTGATTCATCCTGCTGTTAAAGCTGCAATGAAAAAACTGTGA